Proteins from a single region of Apium graveolens cultivar Ventura chromosome 7, ASM990537v1, whole genome shotgun sequence:
- the LOC141671170 gene encoding uncharacterized protein LOC141671170 isoform X3, with product MEDHKQKNEPWLSVPQFGDWDSKEQVPDYSLDFSKIREMRKQNKRDVSRASLGNEEELISSSTNSTKPSKVDTVHDWNQDHSPTRRRSIFSCFNCCRKAETAR from the exons ATGGAAGATCATAAGCAA AAAAATGAGCCATGGCTATCGGTGCCACAGTTTGGTGACTGGGATTCGAAGGAACAAGTACCGGATTACTCTCTAGATTTCTCAAAGATTAGAGAAATGAGGAAACAGAATAAGAGGGATGTTTCCAGAGCCAGTCTTGGAAATGAAGAAGAGCTCATCTCTTCCTCCACTAACAGCACTAAACCGAGCAAAGTCGACACTGTTCATGATTGGAATCAGGACCACTCTCCAACT AGAAGAAGAAGCATTTTCAGCTGCTTTAATTGCTGCAGGAAAGCGGAAACTGCTCGGTGA
- the LOC141671170 gene encoding uncharacterized protein LOC141671170 isoform X1, whose product MEDHKQKNEPWLSVPQFGDWDSKEQVPDYSLDFSKIREMRKQNKRDVSRASLGNEEELISSSTNSTKPSKVDTVHDWNQDHSPTVPCVLLNEHILFTAKAKWSRASDFYNKQYCGKRPRYV is encoded by the exons ATGGAAGATCATAAGCAA AAAAATGAGCCATGGCTATCGGTGCCACAGTTTGGTGACTGGGATTCGAAGGAACAAGTACCGGATTACTCTCTAGATTTCTCAAAGATTAGAGAAATGAGGAAACAGAATAAGAGGGATGTTTCCAGAGCCAGTCTTGGAAATGAAGAAGAGCTCATCTCTTCCTCCACTAACAGCACTAAACCGAGCAAAGTCGACACTGTTCATGATTGGAATCAGGACCACTCTCCAACT GTCCCTTGTGTTCTCTTAAATGAACATATTTTATTTACGGCAAAGGCAAAATGGTCTAGGGCAAGCGATTTTTATAACAAACAATACTGCGGTAAACGACCGCGGTATGTGTAA
- the LOC141671170 gene encoding uncharacterized protein LOC141671170 isoform X2, whose protein sequence is MEDHKQKNEPWLSVPQFGDWDSKEQVPDYSLDFSKIREMRKQNKRDVSRASLGNEEELISSSTNSTKPSKVDTVHDWNQDHSPTEPYLTLMAEKDRNMVCCSVRLL, encoded by the exons ATGGAAGATCATAAGCAA AAAAATGAGCCATGGCTATCGGTGCCACAGTTTGGTGACTGGGATTCGAAGGAACAAGTACCGGATTACTCTCTAGATTTCTCAAAGATTAGAGAAATGAGGAAACAGAATAAGAGGGATGTTTCCAGAGCCAGTCTTGGAAATGAAGAAGAGCTCATCTCTTCCTCCACTAACAGCACTAAACCGAGCAAAGTCGACACTGTTCATGATTGGAATCAGGACCACTCTCCAACT GAACCCTACCTTACACTTATGGCGGAAAAAGACCGCAATATGGTATGTTGTAGCGTACGATTGCTGTAG
- the LOC141671169 gene encoding developmentally-regulated G-protein 3 yields the protein MSTVMQKIKDIEDEMARTQKNKATAHHLGLLKAKLAKLRRELLEPSTKGGGGAGEGFDVTKSGDARVGLVGFPSVGKSTLLNKLTGTFSEVASYEFTTLTCIPGVITYRGAKIQLLDLPGIIEGAKDGKGRGRQVISTARTCNCIIIVLDAIKPITHKRLIEKELEGFGIRLNKEPPNLTFRKKEKGGINFTSTVPNTHLDLDTVKAICSEYKIHNADLTLRYDATADDLIDVIEGSRVYMPCVYAVNKIDQITLEELEILDRLPHYCPVSAHLEWNLDGLLDMVWEYLCLTRIYTKPKGMNPDYEDPVILSSKRRTVGDFCTRIHKDMLKQFKYALVWGSSAKHKPQRVGKEHELEDEDVVQIIKKV from the exons ATGTCGACCGTTATGCAGAAAATCAAAGATATTGAAGATGAG ATGGCACGGACGCAGAAGAACAAAGCTACTGCCCATCATTTAGGCTTGCTGAAG GCTAAACTTGCGAAGCTACGACGGGAGCTTCTTGAGCCTTCAACTAAAGGAGGTGGTGGTGCCGGAGAAGGTTTTGATGTTACCAAAAGTGGAGATGCGAGGGTTGGGTTAGTGGGTTTTCCGTCAGTAGGGAAATCAACACTTTTAAACAAGTTGACCGGAACTTTCTCAGAG GTTGCATCATATGAGTTTACCACCTTAACTTGCATTCCAGGTGTGATAACTTATAGAGGGGCTAAAATCCAG TTGTTGGATCTCCCTGGTATTATTGAGGGTGCTAAGGATGGGAAGGGTAGAGGAAGACAG GTTATCAGTACAGCAAGAACGTGCAACTGTATTATAATTGTCCTGGATGCAATCAAGCCAATAACTCACAAACGTTTGATTGAGAAAGAACTTGAGGGGTTTGGCATAAG GTTGAACAAGGAACCCCCTAACCTGACATTTAGAAAAAAAGAAAAGGGTGGCATAAATTTTACATCTACAGTACCCAACACACATCTGGACCTTGACACTGTGAAAGCAATTTGcagtgaatataaaatacacaatGCTGATCTTACCCTTAGATATGATGCTACTGCTGACGATCTCATAGATGTCATTGAAGGTAGTAGGGTGTATATGCCCTGCGTTTATGCTGTCAACAAGATAGATCAGATAACACTTGAAGAGCTGGAAATTCTGGATAGACTTCCTCATTACTGTCCTGTCAG TGCTCACTTGGAGTGGAATCTTGATGGTTTGCTGGACATGGTTTGGGAGTATCTATGCTTAACTCGCATATACACGAAGCCGAAGGGGATGAATCCAGACTATGAGGACCCAGTGATCTTGTCATCAAAGAGAAGAACTGTTGGGGACTTCTGCACAAGAATCCACAAGGACATGCTTAAACAATTTAAATA TGCATTGGTTTGGGGATCAAGTGCAAAGCACAAACCACAAAGAGTGGGCAAG GAGCATGAACTTGAAGACGAAGACGTTGTGCAAATTATAAAGAAGGTGTGA